The window GTGCTGGAGGGGGGCTACGCGCTCCCGCAGCTGGGCCGCAGCGTCGTGGCCACGCTGGGCGCACTGGCCGGTCGCCCCGCCCCGGAGGCGCCCCCCGCCGACGAGCTTCCCTACACCACGGTCAGCGCGCGGGTCCGGGCCGTGCGCCGGATTGTGCGGAACTACTGGAACATCTGAGACAGAGGGATTCGCCGGCGGGCCGCCGTAGGCCGTAGTGCCGATGGGCCTGTCGGGGAGGGTGGTGGAAACCGAGATCCGCGTGCGCTACGCCGAGACCGACGCGATGGGCGTCGTGCACCACGCCGCCTATTTCGTGTGGTTCGAACTCGGCCGGACGGAGTACACACGGGCCGTCGGGCTGCCCTACCGTCAGGTGGAGGAGGGTGGGACCCGCCTGGTGGTGGTGGAAGCGGCGGCGCGATTCCGGCGCCCGGCGCGCTATGATGATATTGTTGTAGTGCGGACGGCGGTGCGCGACGTGAGTAAAGCCACGCTGACGTTCGGGTACGAGGTGTGCACGCCGGACGGCAGGGTGCTCGCGGAGGGGCAGACGGTGCATGCCGCCACCGACCGGAGCGGTCGGCTGCGTCGGATCCCCGAGGACGTCCGCACGGCGCTGACGGCCGGGGGGAGGAACCGCCCTGCGCAACGCGAATAACGGTGTCGCCGCATCCGCGGATCCCTGGGCCGGTGTCCCCCCGCCGACGCGTCCGCCGTCTTTCCCGCAGGCGTCGGGACGCAGTGCGCGGCGGGGGACGAGGTGGCAGGATCGATGAGCGAGGAACGGCAGACTGTTGAGGCCCCGGAGCGCGAGGAGAAGGTGGACCTCGCCCGGGTGCCGCGTCTTGCGGAGCGGCAGATCGTCACGGGG is drawn from Armatimonadota bacterium and contains these coding sequences:
- a CDS encoding thioesterase family protein gives rise to the protein METEIRVRYAETDAMGVVHHAAYFVWFELGRTEYTRAVGLPYRQVEEGGTRLVVVEAAARFRRPARYDDIVVVRTAVRDVSKATLTFGYEVCTPDGRVLAEGQTVHAATDRSGRLRRIPEDVRTALTAGGRNRPAQRE